In Candidatus Epulonipiscium viviparus, one DNA window encodes the following:
- a CDS encoding transketolase family protein, translating into MTDKEFKKTARTLSLLGQRGALGVAIDMLGKSNDKICALTGDLKSSCRLERFASAHPDRFFNVGIAEQNMVGIAAGLASEGFIPFAASFANFNVMRANEFVKNFMGYMKENIKLVSINCGFSSGMLGNSHYALEDVAALSAIPNITILSPADSVEAQKAVIAAAEYDGPVYIRLTGDASNPIVYKQDYDFVIGKPICLKEDGNIALLAAGTSVYHCLVAASALAAEGIHAAVWNVHTLSQIDDTSLDEICKSDMIITVEEHRKKGGLGSFISDQVILREKFPKLRRIGLDAKYDMAGTFDYCLEKNNLKGEPLVAEIKRLINS; encoded by the coding sequence ATGACAGACAAGGAATTTAAAAAAACGGCTCGCACTCTTAGTTTGTTGGGACAACGCGGAGCTCTTGGTGTTGCCATAGATATGCTAGGAAAATCTAACGATAAAATTTGTGCATTGACTGGAGATTTAAAAAGTTCTTGTAGACTCGAACGGTTTGCTTCGGCGCATCCTGATCGATTTTTTAATGTAGGTATTGCAGAACAAAACATGGTTGGAATCGCTGCGGGATTGGCTTCAGAAGGATTTATACCGTTTGCTGCGAGCTTCGCTAATTTTAATGTGATGAGAGCAAATGAATTTGTCAAAAACTTTATGGGGTACATGAAGGAGAACATCAAATTGGTTTCTATCAACTGTGGATTTTCTTCGGGAATGCTAGGCAATAGTCATTACGCACTAGAAGATGTAGCCGCGCTAAGTGCCATTCCCAATATTACAATTCTCTCACCTGCCGACAGTGTTGAAGCGCAAAAAGCCGTGATCGCAGCTGCCGAGTACGATGGGCCAGTTTATATAAGGCTTACCGGAGATGCTTCAAACCCAATTGTATATAAGCAAGATTATGATTTCGTTATTGGCAAACCCATATGCTTAAAAGAGGATGGCAATATAGCATTACTGGCTGCGGGCACTTCAGTATATCACTGTCTCGTTGCAGCATCGGCTTTGGCTGCAGAAGGAATACATGCTGCAGTATGGAATGTGCATACGCTTTCACAGATTGATGATACTAGCTTGGATGAGATTTGCAAGAGTGATATGATAATTACCGTTGAGGAGCACCGCAAAAAAGGTGGCTTGGGCAGCTTCATATCCGATCAAGTTATTTTGCGAGAAAAATTTCCTAAGTTGAGGCGCATTGGACTGGATGCCAAGTATGATATGGCTGGTACATTTGACTATTGCCTCGAAAAAAATAATTTGAAGGGCGAGCCGCTAGTGGCGGAAATCAAGAGATTAATCAATTCGTAA
- a CDS encoding transketolase — protein sequence MESDIKVCNDMRRNLLEMAYSKGNSGAHIGAGLSIIEILKVIYFDIKRPNDCFILSKGHGGIGYYTVLYEAGLITKEQLFSFGKDGGILSTHPSKNLDIGIECSTGSLGMGLSFGIGKALAARITGADDRVYVLLGDGECNEGSVWEAAMFAGSAKLTNLIAIVDANKFQLDGPTAEVLSCDLPAMWAACGWSVTSIDGNNCDQLREAFSLKPANKPLLVYANTIKGKGISFMEANNEWHHTRLVKDQLDAALAELNIAEVDDATSINVAEMIVTQDEVTV from the coding sequence ATGGAGTCAGATATCAAAGTTTGCAATGATATGAGACGAAATTTGTTAGAAATGGCATACAGCAAGGGAAACTCTGGTGCCCACATTGGTGCCGGGCTTTCTATTATCGAAATTTTAAAGGTAATTTATTTTGATATTAAGCGCCCCAACGACTGTTTTATATTGAGCAAGGGCCACGGGGGCATTGGGTATTACACAGTTTTATATGAAGCAGGATTGATAACCAAAGAGCAACTGTTTTCATTTGGCAAAGATGGCGGAATCTTATCTACGCATCCTTCTAAAAATTTGGATATCGGCATAGAATGTTCTACCGGCAGCCTTGGAATGGGGCTCTCCTTTGGTATTGGCAAGGCGTTGGCGGCGAGAATTACCGGTGCTGATGACCGAGTATATGTACTGTTGGGCGATGGCGAATGTAACGAAGGCTCGGTGTGGGAAGCTGCAATGTTTGCGGGGTCTGCAAAGCTTACCAATTTGATAGCTATCGTAGATGCCAATAAATTCCAGCTAGATGGACCTACTGCAGAAGTACTATCTTGTGATTTGCCAGCCATGTGGGCAGCCTGTGGTTGGAGCGTTACTTCTATAGACGGAAATAATTGTGATCAACTGCGAGAAGCTTTTAGCCTCAAGCCTGCAAACAAGCCGCTATTGGTCTATGCCAACACAATAAAAGGCAAGGGAATTTCGTTTATGGAAGCCAATAATGAGTGGCATCATACGCGATTGGTTAAGGATCAGCTCGATGCCGCGTTAGCAGAGCTAAACATCGCCGAAGTTGATGATGCGACAAGTATTAATGTTGCGGAAATGATTGTTACACAAGATGAGGTGACAGTATGA
- a CDS encoding AMP-binding protein, with amino-acid sequence MWNFKKYATNVAAIDESGVSLTYNQLADEIATLGAHMATRSLLFILCNNTMGDFVGYVTSIASRCVPALLSASMDPTQEQYLIEQYKPKYLWVPKELAARYADYRLVYEKYGFVLLSNPNNTTPIYHELALLLTTSGSTGSPKFVRQSYKNIFSNAASIADYLEIDQTERPITTLPMNYTYGLSIINSHLLVGATILITNKSITQKEFWTFFKEREATSFGGVPYTYEMLDKLRFFKMKLPSLRTMTQAGGKLLPSLHDAFAKYAEETGRQFVVMYGQCEATARMAYLPADKNLTKIGSMGIAIPGGKLILINEEGNQITTPFTTGELIYYGDNVTLGYAESAVDLAKGDERQGVLDTGDMAEFDEDGYFYIVGRKKRFLKIYGNRVNLDEAERMLKTAFPTIECAVGGVDDALWIFTTDAFAGEAMRKFLAEKTSLNSAAFQYTSVAAIPKNDAGKTLYTELQIP; translated from the coding sequence ATGTGGAATTTTAAAAAATACGCTACCAACGTAGCAGCAATTGATGAATCGGGGGTTTCGTTGACCTATAATCAACTAGCAGACGAAATCGCTACTTTGGGAGCGCATATGGCCACTCGCTCCTTACTTTTTATTTTATGCAATAACACGATGGGTGATTTTGTAGGATACGTAACTTCAATAGCCAGCCGATGCGTACCCGCATTACTGAGCGCTTCGATGGATCCAACACAAGAGCAGTATCTGATAGAGCAGTATAAACCCAAATATTTGTGGGTTCCAAAAGAATTGGCCGCCAGATACGCAGATTATAGATTGGTATATGAAAAATATGGCTTTGTTTTGCTGAGCAATCCAAATAATACGACACCAATATATCACGAACTCGCTTTGTTGTTAACCACAAGCGGATCCACCGGCAGCCCCAAATTTGTTCGCCAAAGCTACAAGAATATTTTTTCTAATGCAGCGAGCATCGCAGACTATTTAGAAATCGATCAAACCGAGAGACCTATTACAACGCTGCCGATGAATTACACCTACGGACTAAGTATAATCAATTCGCATCTGCTGGTCGGCGCGACTATTTTAATCACCAACAAATCGATTACACAAAAAGAATTTTGGACGTTTTTTAAGGAACGCGAAGCAACGAGCTTTGGAGGAGTTCCATATACGTATGAGATGCTCGACAAGCTGCGCTTTTTCAAAATGAAGCTGCCTAGTTTACGAACTATGACACAGGCTGGAGGAAAATTGTTACCATCGCTTCATGATGCGTTTGCCAAATATGCGGAGGAGACGGGTCGCCAGTTTGTGGTTATGTATGGTCAATGTGAGGCAACAGCTAGAATGGCCTATCTGCCTGCAGACAAGAATTTGACAAAAATTGGCAGCATGGGCATTGCAATTCCAGGCGGCAAATTAATTTTGATAAACGAAGAAGGTAATCAGATTACTACACCATTTACAACAGGCGAGCTTATATATTATGGCGATAACGTAACGCTAGGATATGCGGAGTCTGCGGTCGACCTAGCTAAAGGCGATGAGCGCCAAGGGGTATTAGATACTGGCGATATGGCAGAATTTGATGAAGATGGCTATTTCTATATCGTGGGTCGAAAGAAACGCTTCCTTAAAATATATGGCAACCGTGTAAATTTGGATGAAGCCGAACGTATGTTAAAGACCGCGTTTCCAACAATCGAATGTGCTGTAGGCGGAGTTGATGATGCGCTATGGATATTTACAACCGACGCATTTGCTGGAGAAGCTATGCGAAAATTCCTTGCCGAAAAGACATCCCTAAACTCTGCCGCATTCCAATATACTTCTGTAGCTGCAATACCTAAAAACGATGCAGGAAAAACATTGTATACGGAATTGCAAATACCATAA